The following are encoded together in the Cyanobacterium aponinum PCC 10605 genome:
- a CDS encoding KGK domain-containing protein, with amino-acid sequence MDQKIEHLEKNDVIQMKKDKSRWVMKQTTFTVNDFISTLSNCYISDAEAKEWCNNGVEAEVLVPRKPWRKGKIRLSIEFIPDESEIESPLDDFRQKTNL; translated from the coding sequence ATGGATCAAAAAATAGAACATTTAGAAAAAAACGACGTAATTCAAATGAAAAAGGATAAAAGTAGATGGGTAATGAAACAGACAACTTTTACTGTAAATGATTTTATCTCAACTCTTTCTAATTGTTATATCTCAGACGCTGAAGCAAAAGAATGGTGTAACAATGGTGTGGAAGCTGAAGTTTTAGTGCCAAGAAAACCCTGGAGAAAAGGTAAAATAAGATTATCGATCGAGTTTATTCCTGATGAATCGGAAATAGAATCACCCCTAGATGATTTTAGACAAAAAACCAATTTATAA
- a CDS encoding HNH endonuclease has protein sequence MRNNIKTERINIPLSVRKYIYERDKFQCQSCGKKENETQLNIDHIIPLAKGGSNDLSNLQTLCYQCNQRKKANFDPRFRRYFT, from the coding sequence ATGAGAAATAATATAAAAACAGAAAGAATAAACATTCCTTTATCAGTGAGAAAATATATTTATGAGAGAGATAAATTTCAGTGTCAAAGTTGTGGTAAAAAAGAAAATGAAACTCAGTTAAATATCGATCATATAATTCCTTTAGCAAAAGGGGGAAGTAATGATTTAAGTAACTTACAAACTCTCTGCTATCAATGTAACCAAAGGAAAAAAGCAAATTTTGATCCTCGTTTTCGTCGTTATTTTACTTAA
- a CDS encoding dynamin family protein produces the protein MTKIHPHCENLASQVNQVLELLQKNQEMRSHLDTYPVETSLRKAISPRFEIVFAGAFSAGKSMLINALLERELLYSAEGHATGIECYIEYAPLDKERVVMTFLSETEILQQIITISQRVNINLQDVSITDSYIIDGIKQKCQEIIDKEGGVNKSELAKQANALMLLAQGFETNKDKIKPHDNATYSMEQFNFNNLTEAASYARRGKNSAVLKRLDYYCYHPLLEDGNVLVDLPGIDAPIEKDAKLSLDKIANPDTSLVICVLKPASAGDLTQKETELLETIKSNPAIRNRVFYVFNRIDETWYSGQLRQRLDNLINSDFSHTNRVYKTSGLLGFYGSQIKNTSEVNRFGLDSIFTDSIKGIGGEEETPQFVSEFNNYCANSGKLTATNFRVSVNGYDTPNQNYVRILKEWGMPLIDKLIQDSGIIFFKEEITRYLTEEKRPELFKNLADDLQPLCLALKKDYQTQQRELDSQPQEIELMKQQELTRLNNKLQEIGNDFYSYLDEEVNRLINQENKQFNQDFQQLQSRFVNHLDELLDAFSVSETYSLAVKAHPRNQTAPLIAVLVEALYYISNSLEDVLIEELQYLVFNYVNDLVTAVRKQGFYLELTRLLNGDAGIYDELSALENKLYQALKAVATSECDRYVRETPQFYSEGTFSIYQFRETLKQTSQAYDASSMVEAEPAIRQLLKLDFEPKVNTTIRQVFRQTINQNIKTNLLPLAKQLADNILQQYDIARDNLQQTLEQEAKEKIAYNQKLMTEIQQDILVYNEAISGINNCLEAMKVFENKLPLINLLD, from the coding sequence ATGACAAAAATTCACCCTCACTGCGAAAACCTTGCCTCTCAAGTTAATCAGGTACTAGAATTATTACAGAAAAATCAGGAGATGCGATCGCACCTTGACACTTATCCTGTAGAAACATCTCTGAGAAAAGCCATTTCACCCCGTTTTGAGATAGTATTTGCAGGGGCATTTAGTGCAGGAAAATCCATGTTAATCAATGCCTTATTAGAGCGTGAATTACTCTATAGTGCAGAAGGTCACGCCACAGGTATTGAATGTTATATCGAGTATGCACCTTTGGATAAAGAAAGGGTTGTGATGACTTTTTTAAGTGAAACGGAGATTTTACAGCAAATTATCACCATTTCTCAAAGGGTAAACATTAACCTCCAAGACGTATCTATTACCGACTCCTATATCATTGACGGCATTAAGCAAAAGTGTCAGGAAATTATTGACAAAGAAGGAGGGGTAAATAAATCGGAATTGGCAAAACAGGCAAACGCCTTAATGTTATTAGCACAGGGTTTTGAAACCAACAAAGACAAGATTAAACCCCATGATAACGCCACCTACTCAATGGAGCAGTTTAATTTTAATAACCTCACCGAAGCCGCCAGTTATGCCAGACGAGGCAAAAATTCCGCCGTCTTAAAACGCCTTGACTATTATTGCTATCATCCCCTTTTAGAAGATGGTAACGTTTTGGTTGACTTACCCGGTATTGACGCCCCCATCGAAAAAGATGCTAAACTCTCCCTTGATAAAATAGCTAATCCTGATACCTCTTTAGTTATCTGTGTTTTGAAACCTGCTTCGGCTGGAGATTTAACCCAAAAAGAAACAGAATTACTAGAAACAATTAAATCAAATCCCGCCATCAGAAACAGAGTTTTTTATGTCTTTAATCGCATTGATGAAACGTGGTATTCTGGACAATTAAGACAAAGATTAGATAATTTGATTAACTCTGATTTTAGCCATACTAATCGAGTCTATAAAACCAGTGGTTTATTAGGCTTTTATGGAAGTCAAATTAAAAACACATCAGAAGTAAATCGCTTTGGTTTAGATAGCATTTTTACTGATAGTATTAAAGGTATTGGTGGAGAAGAAGAAACCCCTCAATTTGTTAGTGAATTTAACAATTATTGTGCTAATTCAGGTAAGTTAACGGCTACTAATTTTCGAGTATCAGTCAATGGTTATGATACCCCAAATCAAAACTATGTCAGAATTTTAAAAGAGTGGGGAATGCCTTTAATAGATAAATTAATTCAAGATAGTGGCATTATCTTTTTTAAGGAAGAAATCACCCGTTATTTAACAGAAGAAAAACGCCCTGAATTGTTTAAAAATTTAGCCGATGATTTACAACCTTTATGCTTGGCATTAAAGAAAGATTATCAAACTCAACAAAGAGAATTAGATAGTCAACCCCAAGAAATTGAGTTGATGAAACAACAAGAATTAACTCGTTTAAATAATAAACTACAGGAAATTGGCAATGATTTTTATAGCTATCTTGATGAAGAAGTAAACCGCCTAATTAATCAAGAAAATAAACAATTTAATCAGGATTTTCAACAGTTGCAAAGTCGTTTTGTTAATCACCTTGACGAATTGTTAGACGCTTTTTCCGTCAGTGAAACCTATAGCCTAGCAGTTAAAGCTCATCCTCGTAATCAAACAGCCCCTCTAATTGCCGTTTTAGTAGAGGCTTTATACTATATCTCCAATTCCCTCGAAGATGTCTTGATTGAGGAATTGCAATATTTAGTCTTTAATTACGTCAATGACTTGGTGACGGCAGTAAGAAAACAGGGATTTTACCTCGAATTGACTCGCTTATTAAATGGCGATGCGGGAATTTATGATGAGTTATCAGCTCTCGAAAACAAGCTATATCAAGCATTAAAAGCCGTTGCAACCTCAGAATGCGATCGCTATGTCAGAGAAACACCTCAGTTTTATAGTGAAGGTACATTTTCCATTTATCAATTCCGAGAAACCTTAAAACAGACATCACAAGCCTATGATGCTTCTTCAATGGTAGAAGCTGAACCAGCAATTCGACAACTATTAAAACTAGATTTTGAACCAAAAGTAAACACAACAATTCGGCAAGTTTTTCGACAAACAATCAATCAAAATATCAAGACAAATTTGCTACCTTTAGCCAAACAATTAGCAGATAATATTCTGCAACAATATGACATTGCCAGAGATAATTTACAGCAAACATTAGAACAAGAAGCCAAAGAAAAAATCGCCTATAATCAAAAATTAATGACAGAAATTCAACAAGATATTCTAGTATATAATGAAGCTATTTCTGGAATTAATAACTGCTTAGAAGCGATGAAAGTTTTTGAGAATAAACTCCCCTTAATTAACCTTCTCGACTAA
- a CDS encoding MFS transporter, producing MSKKQLQHIEEADKARRLKKHKELFNLLSIAAGLIFLQGYMIAPLIPRLSEVFNVPVQEIGFIVPAYMLSYALMALFYGLLSDRFGRWSIIRLSLIIFVVCTALIATSQTASQMATWRLLTGIGASGVIPLTFALIGDLFPFDQRGVKLGLVFAAMEGGMAAGSAGGAILEPYIGWRWLFLGTAIKEFLIIND from the coding sequence ATGAGCAAAAAACAACTACAGCATATCGAAGAAGCAGACAAAGCCCGAAGGCTAAAAAAACATAAGGAATTATTTAATTTACTTTCAATTGCGGCGGGTTTAATCTTTTTACAAGGCTATATGATAGCCCCTCTTATACCCAGACTCTCAGAAGTGTTTAATGTGCCGGTGCAGGAGATTGGTTTTATTGTTCCTGCCTATATGCTTTCTTATGCACTAATGGCATTATTTTATGGACTATTATCCGACCGTTTTGGTCGTTGGTCAATTATTCGCCTCTCTCTTATTATTTTTGTAGTGTGTACTGCTTTGATTGCAACTTCTCAAACTGCTAGTCAAATGGCAACATGGCGTTTATTAACAGGAATTGGAGCTAGTGGTGTAATACCTCTTACTTTTGCCCTTATTGGAGATTTATTCCCTTTTGATCAAAGAGGGGTAAAATTAGGATTAGTATTTGCCGCAATGGAAGGAGGAATGGCCGCAGGTTCAGCCGGAGGGGCAATTCTCGAACCATATATCGGATGGCGTTGGCTTTTTCTTGGCACGGCAATTAAGGAATTTTTAATTATTAATGATTAA